The segment GCGCCGCATTTCTGACGCCGTGCGGCAGAGCGACAAGCTGATCGGCTCGATCGCCACCGCGATGGCGCAGCAGGAGGCGTCGATTTCCGAAATCAACGCAAGCCTCAACGAACTGACACGGATTGGCCAGTCGAACGCTACGGCGGCGGAAGAGATCACCGCAACCATGCTCGACCTCAGCAAGCTCGCCGGCCACTCGCGCGGCGAGCTCGACAAGTACAAGGAAATCTGGGCCTGAGGCCCCAAGGAGATCCGTGGCGCGCCCGATCGAAAACACGTTAGCGATCCTGCAGGATGCAATGGCCGCGCATCGTGACGCGCTAACGCGCGAGTCGCTGGCGCGCTCATCGTTCCGCTTCGCCGCGCCGCCAGATCGCCGTCAGGAGCTTGTCCTGCGGCTGCTCGCCGGCGCGGAGCAGCGCACCGGGCTCGGCGTCACGCAATCGGCGGCAGAGAAACTGCTGCGCCTCTTCGCGCCTGTTGCTCTCGCCAAATTCGAGGCCGATGTCGCGCGGCTCGAATCCCTGCCGGCGAGCGATCCGGAGTGGCTGGCACTCATCGAGAGCCTGACGGTGCATGAGACCTACATCATGCGCGACGCGACGCAGCTCGCGTTTTTCGCGGAGCTGCTGCCCGGTATGATCGCGCGCGCCGCTACGCGTTCGCGTCTCCTTCGGTTCTGGTCGGTCGGCTGCGCCTCGGGCGAGGAAGCCTATTCGATTGCGGCGCTGGCCCTGGACGTGCTCACGAAAGCGGGCAAGGCGGAGGTCACAGAAGACGGAATATCGCTTCTCCCGCCGTGGCGGCTTGAAGTTATCGGCGCCGACATTTCACGCCCTGCCCTGGCGCGGGCACAGGCGGGCGTCTATGAGACCGGGCCGCTCTCCTCCTTTCGCAGCGAGGCAGCGGCCCTGCTGCATCATTTCCCGCTGCTCGCCGCCACTGACAAAAACACGCCCCCGATGCGGGCCGCCACGCCGGCGTTAAAGCGCGTCGTGCGTTTTTCGCAATTCAACATCATCGCCGACGCGCTGCCGGCCGAGCCCTTCGATGCGGTGTTCTGCCGGAATATCTTCATCTACTTCAGCGAGCGCGCGCGCCGCGAGGCGCAGCAAAGGCTCGCGGGCGCGGTGCGCCCCGGCGGCTTGCTGCTGCTCGGCCCGACTGACACGCTGAGCGATACCGCCGCGTTCGAAACGCTGTGGGCGCCGGGTGCGCTCGCCTACCGCCGAAGAGGCGGCGATGCCTGAGCCGGGACCGCAGGCCGCCAGATCCGACGTGCTCTTCATGCGCGGCGACAGGATTTACGCCGTCGCGGCGGAGCGCGTCGCCAAAGTCGTTGCCATGCCGCCCGTTATCTTTCCGCCGCTCCTGCCCGACGGCATCGATGGCGTCGCGGCGATCGCCGGCAAGGTTGTCCCGATTCTGGCGCTCCCCGAAAGGGGCGAGGGACGCGAACTCATTCTTGTGACTTGCGGCGGCGAGGATTACGGCCTGCGTGCCGATCGCGTGCTGCGCCTGGCGGATGCCACCGCCGAAGTCTCCGCCGCAGAGTATGTCGATGTCGACGCGCTGGTCGCCAGCCTGAGAGCTGCCGCGGCCGCGGGTGCTGCAAGCGTGGCGCAGCGCGACGAAGGCCCACTCTCGGAGCTTATAGAGGACTCGGCTGACGCCGCGCCGGCAGCCCCGCTGCAATCGGCGGCCATCATTGTCGAGACGGCCGACGCGAGCTATTTGCTGCCGCTCGATTGCGTGATCGAGCTGTGCGGGAGCCTGGCGATCGTGCCGTTGCCGGACTCGCGCCCTTTCCTCACCGGAGCCGGCTTTCATCGCGACGAGCTTCT is part of the Methylovirgula ligni genome and harbors:
- a CDS encoding CheR family methyltransferase, producing MARPIENTLAILQDAMAAHRDALTRESLARSSFRFAAPPDRRQELVLRLLAGAEQRTGLGVTQSAAEKLLRLFAPVALAKFEADVARLESLPASDPEWLALIESLTVHETYIMRDATQLAFFAELLPGMIARAATRSRLLRFWSVGCASGEEAYSIAALALDVLTKAGKAEVTEDGISLLPPWRLEVIGADISRPALARAQAGVYETGPLSSFRSEAAALLHHFPLLAATDKNTPPMRAATPALKRVVRFSQFNIIADALPAEPFDAVFCRNIFIYFSERARREAQQRLAGAVRPGGLLLLGPTDTLSDTAAFETLWAPGALAYRRRGGDA